GGCGAGGATAACGATAACGTCGGCCCATGCAGCCGCGTCGGCTACGTTCTTGACCGTGAAGCCAGCTTCTTCGGCCTTAGCGATCGACTTTGAGCCGTCCTTGAGGCCAACAACGACCTCTACGCCTGAGTCGCGCAGGTTCAGCGCGTGAGCGTGGCCCTGCGAGCCATAACCGATAACGGCAACCTTCTTGCCCTGGATGAGCGACAAGTCTGCGTTGTCGTCGTAGTGAATCTCAGTCACGAGTGTTTCTCCTTGTTGTTGTGGTTTACGAAAAATATAAAACGAATGGATTGAACGCGTCGGCGCTTAGTTCTTGAAGACGCGTTCGGTGATCGACTTTGAGCCTCTGCCAATTGCGAGGAGTCCCGATTGCGCGATCTCCTTGATGCCGTATGGCTCAAGCACGCGAAGGAACGCCTGAATCTTGCCGGAGTCTCCCGTGACCTCGATCACAAGAGCATCGGTCACGACGTCGATGACGCGCGCCCTGAACAGGCTCACGGCCTCAATCACCTGTGAACGCGTTGAGTTATCAACACGAACCTTGATCAGCATGTGCTCGCGCTGCACCGATTGGCCAGGCTCAAGCTCAACAATCTTGATGACATTCACCAGCTTATTGAGCTGCTTGGTCACCTGCTCGAGCGGGAGCGAGTCAACATCAACGACAACCGTGATGCGTGAAAGCCCTTCGATCTCGCTGTGTCCAACTGCGAGCGACTCGATGTTGAAGCCACGTCGGGCAAACAGCCCGGCGACGCGCGTCAGCAGGCCGGGTTTGTCCTCGACAAGGAGGCTCAGAACGTGTGTTGTCATGGTCTATTCCTCCTCGTCCCAGGTTGGGCTGTGATCGCGTGCGTACTGAACGTAGTTGTTGCTGACTCCCTGGGGAACCATAGGCCACACCATCGAATCGGCGCTCACCACGAAGTCAATAACAACGGGGCGATCGTTGGTCTCAAGCGCAAGTTTGATGGCCGCATCAATCTCGTCTTCTTTTTCAACGCGGATGCCGAGGCAGCCGTACGCGTCGGCCATCTTCACGAAGTCGGGAACGCGGATGGTTCCGTGACCGGTGTTGAGGTCGGTGTTTGAGTGGCGTCCGTTGTAGAACAGCGTCTGCCACTGGCGAACCATTCCGAGCGACGAGTTGTTGATGATCGCAACTTTGATCGGGATGTTGTTGATCACGCAGGTCGCGAGCTCTTGGTTGGTCATCTGGAAGCAGCCGTCGCCATCGATCGCCCACACGTGGCGATCCGGCTGGGCAACCTTCGCACCCATTGCGGCGGGAACCGAATAGCCCATCGTTCCTGCTCCACCGGAGTTGAGCCAGGCGTTTGGGCGCTCGTACTTGATGAACTGAGCCGACCACATCTGGTGCTGTCCAACGCCGGCGGCGTAGACACCTTCTGGGCCGGTCAGGGCACCGATACGCTCGATCACGTGCTGCGGGGCAAGGAGCCCATCGGTTGGTGCGGTGTAGCCAAGCGGGAACTTCTCACGCAATTCATTGAGGTAGGCCCACCACTCCGAATAGTCTGGCGTGGTCTCGCGGGCGTGCACCTCGACCGTGTTGGTCAGATCTGCGAGCACTTCGCGTGCGTCGCCAACGATAGGCACATCCGCAACGCGAATCTTGGAGATCTCGGCGGGGTCGATGTCGACGTGCACAACCTTGGCGTGCGGTGCGAAAAGCGCTGCCTTGCCGGTAACGCGGTCGTCAAACCTGGCACCAAGAGCGATGAGGAGGTCGGCCTCCTGCAGTGCGAGCACCGCTGGAACCGTTCCGTGCATTCCTGGCATGCCGAGGTGCTGCTCGTGGGAGTCGGGGAAGGCCCCGCGAGCCATGAGCGTTGTCACAACCGGTGCACCCGTTGCCTCGGCAAGCGCCTTCAGCTCTTCGGATGCTCGGGCGCGAACGATGCCGCCACCAACGTACAGAACAGGCTTTTTCGCCTCAACAATGAGCTGAGCCGCCGCCTGAATCTGCTTGCTGTTTGCCTTGGTCACCGGGCGGTAACCGGGCAGGTCAACCTTGGGGTTCCAGGTGAAGTCGAACTCCTCCTGCTGCGCGTCCTTGGTGATATCAACGAGCACGGGGCCTGGGCGTCCGGTCGAGGCGATGTGGTACGCGGATGCGATGGCGTTAGGGATGTCGGCGGCGCGCGTCACCAGCAGCGAGTGCTTCGTGATGGGCATCGTAATTCCGACGATGTCGGCCTCCTGGAAGGCATCCGTTCCCATGAGCGTAGAAAAGACCTGCCCTGTGATCGCAAGCAGCGGCACAGAGTCCATGTAGGCATCGGCGATGGCCGTCACCAGGTTCGTCGCGCCGGGGCCGGAGGTCGCAATACACACTCCGACCTTTCCGCTCGACGAGGCGTAACCCTCTGCCGCGTGGCCGGCACCTTGCTCGTGGCGCACAAGAATGTGGCGGAGCTTGGTGCTGTCCATCAGTGGGTCGTATACCGGGAGGATGGCCCCACCCGGCAGTCCAAATACGTCAGTGACCCCAAGGTTTTCCAGGCTGCGAACCACGGCCTGTGCGCCGGTGATGCGCTCACCGGTTGGGGCCTGGGCTCCGCGGCCACGTGCCGCGCTGCCTCCTGGGCTGGGGATGACGGGAATCGATTCCGTAGTCATTCGTATAGTTCTTTCGACTGTCTCAAGCGATGTGAATAAAGAGTGAGTGACTTCCGGGCCAACGAACGGTAGCTGCCACGAACAACGTCGTGGCAGCTACCAATAATCGCTAACCGGTTGTGGCGCCCTGAGAGGCGGAACGAACCAGCTTGGAATACTTGGCCAGAACACCGCGAGTGTAGCGCGGGGGAAGAGGAGCCCAGCCTTCTCGGCGGGCTGCAAGCTCGTCAGGGTCAACCAGTAGGTCAAGCGTGCGAGCGGCGATATTAACCCGAATCAGGTCACCATCGCGAACAAAAGCAACTGGACCTGCGTCCACCGCTTCTGGTGCAATATGGCCGATGCAGAGTCCGGTTGTGCCGCCCGAGAATCGACCATCAGTCAAGAGTAGTACATCTTTGCCGAGTCCCGCACCCTTGAGCGCTCCCGTAATGGCGAGCATCTCGCGCATTCCTGGCCCACCCTTTGGCCCTTCGTAACGGATCAGGATGACGTCACCCTTGCTGATCTTGCCCTCGGTGAGCGCATCCATAGCCCCACGCTCGCGCTCAAACACGCGTGCTGGGCCTTCGAAGACATCGAGGTCGAAGCCCGCTGTTTTCACAACGGCACCCTCTGGGGCGAGCGAGCCGTGCAGAACAGCCAGTCCACCGTTTGCGTGGATTGGGTTGTCGAGCGTGCGAATAACCTTGCCATCAACCGGGTCAGGGTTGAGCGCTTCGAGGTTCTCAGCAACCGTCTTACCGGTAACGGTGAGGCAGTCGCCGTGCAGCAGGCCTGCGTCAAGCAGGGCCTTCATCACAACGGGGATGCCACCGTGACGGTCGACGTCGTTCATGACGTACTGCCCAAACGGCTTGAGGTCACCGATGTGTGGAACACGATCAGCGATGCGGTTGAAGTCGTCAAGTGTGAGATCAACTTCTGCCTCGCTCGCGATCGCGAGCAGGTGCAGAACAGCGTTGGTCGAACCGCCAAGAGCCATCACAACCGAGATCGCGTTTTCGAACGCCTTCTTGGTCATGATGTCGCGGGCAGTGATGCCCTTCTTGATGAGGTTCACAACAGCCTCACCCGAGCGGTGTGCGTAGTAGTCGCGGCGGCGGTCTGCGCTTGGCGGAGCGGCAGAGCCGGGAAGGCTCATACCGATTGCCTCAGCAACGGAGGCCATGGTGTTCGCGGTGTACATGCCACCACAGGCCCCCTCACCTGGGGCGATCGCGCATTCAATGCGCTTGAGGTCTTCTTCGCTCATGGTTCCGGCTTTGCAGGCACCAACGGCCTCAAAGGCGTCGATGATGGTCACCTGCTTCTCGGTTCCGTCGCTGAGCTTGACCCAGCCAGGCGCGATGGAGCCGGCGTAGAGAAAGACAGAAGCGAGGTCGAGGCGAGCCGCAGCCATCAGCATTCCGGGGAGCGATTTATCGCAACCGGCAAGCAAGACGGAGCCGTCGAGGCGCTCGGCCATCATGACGGTCTCAACGGAGTCGGCGATAACCTCGCGGGAGACGAGCGAGAAATGCATTCCCTCGTGTCCCATCGAAATACCGTCGGAGACGGAGACGGTGCCAAACTGCAGCGGGTATCCCCCACCGGCGTGCACACCTTCTTTGCAACCCTGGGCGAGACGATCAAGGCTGAGATTGCAGGGCGTAATCTCGTTCCAGGAACTCGCGACGCCAATCTGCGGCTTGTCCCAGTCTTCGTCTCCCATACCGACAGCACGAAGCATCCCACGTGAGGCTGCTTTCTCGATGCCGTCAGTCACTTCACGACTGCGTGGTTTGATATCGATTTCAGGCATGGTACGAGTGTACCGGTGAGCTGATAGCTCACCGGACACTCGTTCCGACACGCCTAATCGATTTTTGAAATTAACCAAAAAGCGATCCACAGCCCGAGGGCGTCAATGAGCACTCCCGCGCCAAACACGATGGCCTCATACCCCTCGGCCGCGAATGCTGAGCCGATCACATAAAAGCCACCAAAGACCAATAAAAACGCGAAAATTAGGCCCAAAACGGTTACGAGCGATGTGGTGCCGCTCGAACGCTCCCCGTTCAAACCTGTTGCTTCACTGGATGATACTTGTGTGCTCACGATGAATATTCCCTCCCAATAACATGCACAAATACTTCAACCATAAACTATACACGCGCGCAAACCTTCCGCTCACACCGTATACTCGCCATCGAAGGTTAAAAACTTTCCTTGGGGGGTGACGGATTTAATCACCCAAAAATTCACACATATTTTGGAGACCACCGTGACAAAAAAAGACGACAATCTTATGGCTCTTGACAAGCAGATTTGCTTTGCCCTGACGGTTGCTTCACGGAGCGTTGTGAGCGCTTACCGCGACGTTCTTGCGCCGCTCGGAATTACCCACCCGCAGTACCTCGTACTGCTCGCACTGTGGGAAAACGAGCCACTTTCGCTCAGCAAGCTCAGCGCGCTGCTTCGCCAGGAAGCCGGCACCCTGTCCCCGCTCGTCAAGCGCCTTGAGCACCAGGGGCTCCTCACGCGCAGCCGCCTTCCTAACGACGAGCGCACACTCTCGATTGCGCTCACCGAGCGTGGCCGCGAAATGCGCAACGAGGCATCAGACATCCCAACAAAGATGGCTGAGCGCCTTGGTATGAGCCACAAGGAAATCGCCGACCTGCACGCCTCGATGATGCGTCTCATCGAGCACACCGCAAACTACGAGGCACAGGCAAAGGCCTCAGCAAAGTAGTTTCAACAACACTCAGTTTGGTTGCCGATTGGCACCAAATCGACGCTCTCGGGTTAGACTGGGAGTTACGGGAACAGCACACGATCGATTGTGAATCGAGTGTGCTTGTTCCCGTTTGTCGTTAACGCCCAGTACACACGCCGAGGGCCCGGAGGTGTGGCCACTACTGGGCGCAAACGATGGCGCAGACCCGCGCCGGGCGCAACAGCGCGCCAATCAACGGCCTCGACGACGAAGCCGCACCACGAAAGGAAGTCAGTGAAACACACATCCGACGCCCACCTGAGCGAGTGGCTCGAACGCCAAGAACTTGCTGAGGCGATGATCCCCCTCGTTGGACACCTGTACCGCGACCACGGAATCGTCACGTCGATTCACGGCCGCAGTCTCGTGAACCAGTCGGCCGTTGACATCCTCAAGGCCCACCGCTTTGCTCGACAGGTCGACGAAGTTGAGCTCGATATCCACGAGACCCTTCCCCTGCTACAGATCGTCAGCGCACTCGCGCCAGGCTCCGCCTCGATCGATCTTGCTGGCCTGCTCACAAGCTACCGCGCTGCAGTCGGCGAAAACGCGTCCGACGCAGCGCTTGAAGAATACTTGCGCGAAACGCTTTCGTCCGTCATCGGCGACAACTGGGCGCCGCTCGGCGAACCAACAGACGTGGTCCTTTACGGCTTTGGCCGCATTGGCCGCCTGCTTGCCCGCATCCTTATCGGCTACTCAGGAGGCGACTACGGGCTCCGCCTTCGCGCCGTTGTTGTGCGCCGAGGCTCTGACAACGACCTCGAAAAACGTGCGAGCCTGCTGCGCCGAGACAGCGTGCACGGGCCATTCGACGGCACCATTTCTGTTGACCACGAATCAAACACTATTGGCGCAAACGGGGTGCTCATCCAGGTCATCTACTCGGACAACCCGGCAACCATCGACTACACCGCATACGGCATCAAAAACGCCATTGTTGTTGATAACACAGGCCGCTGGCGCGATGAAGAGGGGCTCTCGCAGCACCTTAAATCAACTGGCGTTTCGCGAGTCGTCCTGACGGCACCTGGCAAAGGCAGCCTCAAGAACATTGTGCACGGGATCAACCACAACACCATCGGCGAAGACCCAATCATCACGGCGGCGTCATGCACCACCAACGCGATCACGCCGGTACTGAAGGTGCTCAACGATGCATACGGCATTGTCCACGGTCACGTTGAGACAGTTCACTCGTTCACAAACGACCAGAACCTTATCGATAACTTCCACAAGGGAGATCGCCGTGGTCGATCGGCAGCTCTCAATATGGTTATCACGGAAACCGGAGCCGCGAAGGCTGTCGCAAAGGCGCTTCCAGAGCTTGAGGGCAAGCTCACCGGAAACGCCATCCGCGTCCCGACGCCAGACGTCTCGATGGCAATCCTGAATCTCACGCTCGAAAAGGAGACCGACAAGGAATCGGTCAACAGCTATCTGCGCGACATTTCACTCACGTCTCCGCTTCGTAAGCAGATCGACTACATCGACTCACCCGAGGTTGTCTCTACCGACTTCGTTGGCTCGCGCAAAGCTGGCATCGTCGACGGACTCGCGACCATCAGCAACGGAAAAAACCTCGTGCTCTACGTCTGGTACGACAACGAGTTTGGCTACAGCTGCCAAGTGATTCGCGTGCTTGAGGAGATCGGCAGGGTGCATCCACCTGCGTTCCCCCCGCTCGCTGGGTAGCGTCTCATGAGCGAGTCGTTACGTCTGATCGCTGCGAGGGCCACAGCCGGCTAGCCAACGATCTCGCGTGACGACTCGCTTCGCTGTCTCGTCTCAGGCAACGACTCACACCGGCCCCCTAGACTTGGTTGGATGGAGACACAGTCGGGGGCGCAGTCCGCACGTGGCGAAGCAACCCGCCGTGTCATCCGTTCTACGGCAGCCGGACTCTTTGTCGAACAAGGTTTTGGTGCGGTTTCCCTCCGGGACATTGCGGCAAGGGCACAGATCTCGCATCCGGGAATCTTGCGGCACTACGCCTCAAAAGACGAAATTCTCGACGCGGTTGTTGACGAGCTCGAGCGAGAGAACCTCGAGTGGCTCGGCACCACGACCCCGTCGCTCAGCACGATCCCTGCGCTTGCCAGGCGCAACGAGAGCGTTCCCGGCTACGTGTCGCTCTTCACCACCCTTGCCGGGGAGGCAACAAGTTCGCTGCACCCCGCCAATAACAGGTTCACAAACCGGCATCGCGGCGCCATCAACTTTTGGGCGGAGCGGTTTCGATCAGAGCTCGGCGACTCGCAGCAGACCGAGCCATCCTGCGAGTCCGCGCATGACTGCGCGGTACGGCTCGTCGCGGTGTGGGACGGACTCCAGCTGTTGTCGCTCTATCTGCCGAATCGTGTGAGCGTGCCGGAATCGCTCGAACACTATCTCGGCTCGATTGGGGTGGATGCCAGCGGCAGCGTCCAGGCCGCAACCTCGACGGACAATAACGAGATATTTTCCAAACGAGCAACATCACCTCAGCTGGCTCATGAACCCCTCGTCGGGTATGCGCAGGGCAGGGCCCGTCGCAACCAGATCGTGACGGATTCCGCCGTGCTGTTTGCCCAGCGAGGCTTCCATGCCACCAGCCTCGCCGAGATTGCCCAGCGCGTTGGCATCAGCAAATCAACGCTCCTTCACCACTTTGGCAGCAAAGATAGGCTTCTCGCGGCGGTAATCGACCACTGGGACAGCATCACCGGAGAACAGGCCGGTGATACCGGTGACGACGTTACCGACCTTACGACACTGCTCGCACGCTATCCTGACGCCCAACGCGACGCATTAGCGCGGCCAGGACTCATCGAGCTGTACGCGGTGCTCTCCGCAGAGGCATCGTCTCCATCTCACCCGGCGCACGAGTACTTCCGAAACCGATTTGTGTCGGCGATTGGCCGATTCACGGCGCTGTTCTCGGCAGCGATTGCGAGCGGAGATGCTATACCCGGCCTCGATCCGAACGCTGAGGCCATCAGGCTCATCGCGCTGCTCGACGGCCTACAACTGCAATGGCTCTACGAGCATTCCGCAGTTGACCCGACGACACAACTCATTGCCCACGTGACGGCGCTCATGAGCACACCCCTCGGGAACAACAGCCCTCACTAACGCTTGGACAGGCCCCTGGGCGTTGTTCTGCTTGCGAGCGCTTAGAATTGACTGATGACCTCCCACGAATCCCGCCGAATCGACCCAGCCGAGCTTGAGGTCACCCTCCGCGTTCTTGCGGAGCTGAGCGAGATCGATGAAGAAGATCCCGATTTTCTGAAGGTCCGCCACGCGACCGCCAAAATGTTCAAATCAGTCAAGGTGAGCCGTCGCGCGCAGAAGCGCAACCGCATCGCCGAGGCTGACCGCCAGGTTATCGCCGCAACGGCAACGGGCGCGCCGACCCGCATCGATGACGAGACAAAAGGTTCCCAGCTACGCAGCGGGACCGATGCCCCCATCGCCGGCGAACTCCAGGTCGCCCGCCCGTGCTACATCTGCAAGCAGCGCTACACACTCGTTGACGCGTTCTACCACCAGCTCTGCCCAAGCTGCGCCGCGATGAGCCACGAGAAGCGAGACGCCCGCACCGACCTGACTGGCAAGCGCGCGTTGCTGACCGGTGGCCGAGCAAAAATCGGAATGTACATCGCGCTCCGACTGCTTCGCGACGGTGCCCACACAACGATCACGACCCGATTCCCGAAGGATGCCGTCCGCCGGTTTGCGGCGATGCCCGACTCCGCAGATTGGCTGCACAGGCTTCGAATTGTAGGAATCGACCTCCGCGACCCTGCGCAGGTCATATCGCTCGCGGAGTCGGTCGCCGAACAGGGTCCCCTCGACATCCTCATCAACAACGCTGCCCAAACGGTTCGTCGCTCCCCCGGAGCGTATTCACCGTTGGTTGAGGCCGAGCAATCGCCGCTTCCAACGGGCGTTGATCTTCCCGAGATCGTGACGTTCGGCCACACGAACGACGCGCATCCGCTCGCCCTTGAGGCATCGGTCTCCAGCCACCCGATTCTTGCCGCGGCAGCCGCAGCCGGTGCCGGCCCCCTCACCGCACAAGACCTTACCGAGATGGCGCTCACCCCCGGCACCTCGTCGATCGAGCGCCACCGCGATGGAACGGCCATTGATGCTGGCGGCCTCGTACCCGACCAGCT
The sequence above is drawn from the Lysinibacter cavernae genome and encodes:
- a CDS encoding acetolactate synthase large subunit codes for the protein MTTESIPVIPSPGGSAARGRGAQAPTGERITGAQAVVRSLENLGVTDVFGLPGGAILPVYDPLMDSTKLRHILVRHEQGAGHAAEGYASSSGKVGVCIATSGPGATNLVTAIADAYMDSVPLLAITGQVFSTLMGTDAFQEADIVGITMPITKHSLLVTRAADIPNAIASAYHIASTGRPGPVLVDITKDAQQEEFDFTWNPKVDLPGYRPVTKANSKQIQAAAQLIVEAKKPVLYVGGGIVRARASEELKALAEATGAPVVTTLMARGAFPDSHEQHLGMPGMHGTVPAVLALQEADLLIALGARFDDRVTGKAALFAPHAKVVHVDIDPAEISKIRVADVPIVGDAREVLADLTNTVEVHARETTPDYSEWWAYLNELREKFPLGYTAPTDGLLAPQHVIERIGALTGPEGVYAAGVGQHQMWSAQFIKYERPNAWLNSGGAGTMGYSVPAAMGAKVAQPDRHVWAIDGDGCFQMTNQELATCVINNIPIKVAIINNSSLGMVRQWQTLFYNGRHSNTDLNTGHGTIRVPDFVKMADAYGCLGIRVEKEDEIDAAIKLALETNDRPVVIDFVVSADSMVWPMVPQGVSNNYVQYARDHSPTWDEEE
- a CDS encoding TetR/AcrR family transcriptional regulator, with the protein product METQSGAQSARGEATRRVIRSTAAGLFVEQGFGAVSLRDIAARAQISHPGILRHYASKDEILDAVVDELERENLEWLGTTTPSLSTIPALARRNESVPGYVSLFTTLAGEATSSLHPANNRFTNRHRGAINFWAERFRSELGDSQQTEPSCESAHDCAVRLVAVWDGLQLLSLYLPNRVSVPESLEHYLGSIGVDASGSVQAATSTDNNEIFSKRATSPQLAHEPLVGYAQGRARRNQIVTDSAVLFAQRGFHATSLAEIAQRVGISKSTLLHHFGSKDRLLAAVIDHWDSITGEQAGDTGDDVTDLTTLLARYPDAQRDALARPGLIELYAVLSAEASSPSHPAHEYFRNRFVSAIGRFTALFSAAIASGDAIPGLDPNAEAIRLIALLDGLQLQWLYEHSAVDPTTQLIAHVTALMSTPLGNNSPH
- the ilvN gene encoding acetolactate synthase small subunit, with amino-acid sequence MTTHVLSLLVEDKPGLLTRVAGLFARRGFNIESLAVGHSEIEGLSRITVVVDVDSLPLEQVTKQLNKLVNVIKIVELEPGQSVQREHMLIKVRVDNSTRSQVIEAVSLFRARVIDVVTDALVIEVTGDSGKIQAFLRVLEPYGIKEIAQSGLLAIGRGSKSITERVFKN
- the ilvD gene encoding dihydroxy-acid dehydratase — translated: MPEIDIKPRSREVTDGIEKAASRGMLRAVGMGDEDWDKPQIGVASSWNEITPCNLSLDRLAQGCKEGVHAGGGYPLQFGTVSVSDGISMGHEGMHFSLVSREVIADSVETVMMAERLDGSVLLAGCDKSLPGMLMAAARLDLASVFLYAGSIAPGWVKLSDGTEKQVTIIDAFEAVGACKAGTMSEEDLKRIECAIAPGEGACGGMYTANTMASVAEAIGMSLPGSAAPPSADRRRDYYAHRSGEAVVNLIKKGITARDIMTKKAFENAISVVMALGGSTNAVLHLLAIASEAEVDLTLDDFNRIADRVPHIGDLKPFGQYVMNDVDRHGGIPVVMKALLDAGLLHGDCLTVTGKTVAENLEALNPDPVDGKVIRTLDNPIHANGGLAVLHGSLAPEGAVVKTAGFDLDVFEGPARVFERERGAMDALTEGKISKGDVILIRYEGPKGGPGMREMLAITGALKGAGLGKDVLLLTDGRFSGGTTGLCIGHIAPEAVDAGPVAFVRDGDLIRVNIAARTLDLLVDPDELAARREGWAPLPPRYTRGVLAKYSKLVRSASQGATTG
- a CDS encoding SDR family oxidoreductase; the protein is MTSHESRRIDPAELEVTLRVLAELSEIDEEDPDFLKVRHATAKMFKSVKVSRRAQKRNRIAEADRQVIAATATGAPTRIDDETKGSQLRSGTDAPIAGELQVARPCYICKQRYTLVDAFYHQLCPSCAAMSHEKRDARTDLTGKRALLTGGRAKIGMYIALRLLRDGAHTTITTRFPKDAVRRFAAMPDSADWLHRLRIVGIDLRDPAQVISLAESVAEQGPLDILINNAAQTVRRSPGAYSPLVEAEQSPLPTGVDLPEIVTFGHTNDAHPLALEASVSSHPILAAAAAAGAGPLTAQDLTEMALTPGTSSIERHRDGTAIDAGGLVPDQLDTNSWVANIEDVDPLELLEVQLCNSTAPFILISKLRPSMASSKARRTYVVNVSAMEGVFGRGYKGPGHPHTNMAKAALNMLTRTSAKEMLATDGILMTSVDTGWITDERPHPTKLRLAEEGFHAPLDLVDGAARVYDPIVRGELGEDVCGVFLKDYSASQW
- a CDS encoding MarR family winged helix-turn-helix transcriptional regulator; protein product: MTKKDDNLMALDKQICFALTVASRSVVSAYRDVLAPLGITHPQYLVLLALWENEPLSLSKLSALLRQEAGTLSPLVKRLEHQGLLTRSRLPNDERTLSIALTERGREMRNEASDIPTKMAERLGMSHKEIADLHASMMRLIEHTANYEAQAKASAK
- a CDS encoding glyceraldehyde-3-phosphate dehydrogenase, coding for MKHTSDAHLSEWLERQELAEAMIPLVGHLYRDHGIVTSIHGRSLVNQSAVDILKAHRFARQVDEVELDIHETLPLLQIVSALAPGSASIDLAGLLTSYRAAVGENASDAALEEYLRETLSSVIGDNWAPLGEPTDVVLYGFGRIGRLLARILIGYSGGDYGLRLRAVVVRRGSDNDLEKRASLLRRDSVHGPFDGTISVDHESNTIGANGVLIQVIYSDNPATIDYTAYGIKNAIVVDNTGRWRDEEGLSQHLKSTGVSRVVLTAPGKGSLKNIVHGINHNTIGEDPIITAASCTTNAITPVLKVLNDAYGIVHGHVETVHSFTNDQNLIDNFHKGDRRGRSAALNMVITETGAAKAVAKALPELEGKLTGNAIRVPTPDVSMAILNLTLEKETDKESVNSYLRDISLTSPLRKQIDYIDSPEVVSTDFVGSRKAGIVDGLATISNGKNLVLYVWYDNEFGYSCQVIRVLEEIGRVHPPAFPPLAG